Proteins encoded in a region of the Streptomyces sp. NBC_01298 genome:
- a CDS encoding beta-ketoacyl-[acyl-carrier-protein] synthase family protein, with protein MNRHAVAVTGLGMVTPAGVGVGATWDRLCGGVPTATHDPSMDGLPVTISCRVADADLEPALAAGLAWRTDRFIRFAHAAAKEAVADAGLDSALWDGSRVAVVIGTGGSSHDTTIKACQILEKGRLLALSPTVLPRSLPNMAAGEVGTMLGALGPTLGVTTACASGASAIGIASMLIRSGACDIAVAGGSDSGCNRLGSALFWRMGALSTRMHDPAGASRPFDADRDGFVLSEGAGVLVLERSEHARARRAREYARLTGYGFSGDAHNPTVPHPAGDGAVRAMHAALDGAGLAPRDVGHVNAHGSATPMNDIAEATALRRVFDTPPPVTAAKGVLGHLLGGSGAVEAVCSVLSLHHQLIPPTANLDRMDPEIDLDVVTKVPRPARLETVLSNSFGFGGQNAALVFQRP; from the coding sequence ATGAACCGCCACGCCGTGGCCGTCACCGGGCTGGGAATGGTCACGCCTGCAGGAGTGGGTGTCGGCGCCACTTGGGACCGCCTCTGCGGCGGCGTCCCCACGGCCACCCACGATCCGTCGATGGACGGGCTGCCGGTGACGATCTCCTGCCGGGTGGCGGATGCCGATCTCGAGCCGGCCCTGGCTGCCGGCCTGGCGTGGCGCACCGACCGGTTCATCCGCTTCGCTCACGCAGCGGCCAAGGAGGCCGTCGCCGACGCCGGGCTGGACTCCGCGCTGTGGGACGGCAGCCGGGTCGCGGTGGTGATCGGTACCGGGGGATCGAGCCACGACACCACCATCAAGGCCTGCCAGATCCTGGAGAAGGGCCGCCTCCTCGCCCTGTCGCCCACGGTCCTGCCCCGCAGCCTGCCGAACATGGCCGCCGGCGAGGTCGGGACCATGCTCGGTGCGCTGGGCCCCACCCTGGGCGTCACCACCGCCTGTGCGTCCGGTGCCAGCGCCATCGGCATCGCGAGCATGCTGATCCGATCCGGCGCGTGCGACATCGCCGTGGCCGGCGGGTCCGACTCCGGCTGCAACCGACTGGGATCGGCACTCTTCTGGCGCATGGGCGCACTGTCCACCCGCATGCACGACCCGGCCGGAGCGTCCCGTCCCTTCGACGCCGACCGGGACGGCTTCGTCCTGTCCGAGGGCGCCGGAGTCCTCGTCCTCGAAAGGTCCGAGCACGCCCGGGCCCGACGGGCCCGGGAGTACGCCAGGCTCACCGGCTACGGCTTCTCCGGGGATGCCCACAACCCGACGGTCCCCCACCCCGCGGGCGACGGTGCGGTCCGGGCCATGCACGCGGCGCTGGACGGCGCCGGACTCGCACCGCGCGACGTGGGACACGTCAACGCCCATGGCAGCGCCACACCGATGAACGACATCGCGGAAGCCACGGCGCTGCGCCGGGTCTTCGACACCCCGCCTCCCGTGACCGCGGCCAAGGGGGTCCTGGGGCATCTACTCGGCGGCAGCGGGGCCGTGGAAGCCGTCTGCTCGGTGCTCTCCCTGCACCATCAGCTCATCCCGCCCACCGCCAACCTCGACCGGATGGACCCGGAGATCGACCTTGACGTCGTCACCAAGGTTCCACGGCCCGCCCGGCTGGAGACGGTGCTCTCCAATTCCTTCGGTTTCGGCGGCCAGAACGCGGCTCTCGTGTTCCAGCGCCCCTG
- a CDS encoding acyl carrier protein yields MDSQIVEEFTEARLKDLLQSHFQIDPTKLDGSVRFSDLELDSIAVMELIVVIEEQTGVDVQESLLEQMNLDTTLAQAVAAVDQVLRSAGAAAKNDA; encoded by the coding sequence ATGGACTCTCAGATCGTCGAGGAATTCACTGAGGCGCGCCTGAAGGATCTCCTTCAGTCGCATTTTCAGATCGATCCGACGAAACTAGACGGGTCTGTCAGGTTTTCGGATCTGGAGCTCGATTCGATTGCCGTGATGGAATTGATCGTGGTGATCGAAGAGCAGACTGGAGTCGATGTCCAGGAAAGCCTTCTCGAGCAGATGAACCTCGACACCACGCTTGCCCAGGCGGTCGCTGCCGTGGACCAGGTCCTGCGGTCGGCTGGGGCCGCTGCGAAGAACGACGCATGA
- a CDS encoding LnmK family bifunctional acyltransferase/decarboxylase gives MPFCEAERTGPASVRRTMIVQPGMCGPLQNLVACVGDWTWQTVSMVCGLDVFNARDARGLPSYLAFYYYRLTSGSRFHPRDLTFGERIEVDSLVFNSGRLSVVTVHRIRRITAEGQPPLPFDADEMSSRPRPDCLYVENLNVWVSRSDPRSNVALVRSAPVGFTHMHLPHADSPRHLCARARDLGVFPDSARSHWPRSAPDLVLEHPVDVVRDVNGVGLLYFAAFFPIVERAQLHQWRASGGTDRAFLDRTLLDARICYLANADLDATLTLALRTSYDPDDPVHQKSDLAISEATTRRTIAVASFRHRAPVG, from the coding sequence ATGCCTTTCTGCGAGGCGGAACGGACCGGCCCGGCGTCGGTGCGCCGGACGATGATCGTGCAACCTGGGATGTGTGGGCCCCTGCAGAACCTGGTCGCGTGCGTGGGCGACTGGACGTGGCAGACCGTCAGCATGGTGTGCGGCTTGGACGTGTTCAACGCCCGCGACGCACGGGGACTACCGTCCTACCTTGCCTTCTATTACTACCGCCTCACCTCCGGTTCCCGATTCCATCCCCGTGATCTGACGTTCGGCGAACGCATCGAGGTCGACTCCCTGGTCTTCAACAGCGGTCGCCTGTCCGTGGTGACGGTGCATCGGATCCGCCGGATCACAGCAGAGGGGCAGCCGCCGCTGCCCTTCGACGCGGACGAGATGTCCAGCCGGCCTCGCCCGGACTGCCTGTACGTCGAGAACCTCAACGTGTGGGTCTCGCGCAGCGATCCCCGCAGCAACGTCGCGCTCGTGCGCAGCGCACCGGTTGGTTTCACTCACATGCATCTGCCCCACGCGGACAGCCCTCGCCACCTTTGCGCACGCGCCCGCGACCTCGGGGTCTTCCCCGACTCCGCGCGCTCCCACTGGCCCCGTTCGGCACCCGACCTCGTCCTGGAACACCCTGTCGACGTCGTCCGCGATGTCAACGGGGTCGGCCTGCTCTATTTCGCCGCGTTCTTCCCCATTGTGGAGCGTGCTCAGCTCCACCAATGGCGGGCCTCCGGTGGCACTGACCGCGCCTTCCTCGACCGCACACTCCTCGACGCCCGCATCTGCTACCTCGCCAACGCCGACCTGGACGCCACCCTCACCCTCGCGCTGCGCACCTCGTACGATCCCGACGACCCGGTCCACCAGAAGAGCGACCTCGCCATCAGCGAGGCCACCACCAGGCGCACCATCGCGGTCGCGTCCTTCCGCCACCGCGCTCCCGTCGGCTGA
- a CDS encoding nucleotidyl transferase AbiEii/AbiGii toxin family protein — translation MEDLHHRLIRIGLEALAEDFGYRLAGGYAVQAHRLVSRVSDDVDLFTPIGRAEGELPQAIARLVEAYQSAGYLVQVTQQAQVYARLHVTDPASGAQSKVELVGDLLHHPAVESDLGPVLHLDDLAAAKTGALFGRAEVRDAIDVNALLKAGYTHARLMELAAQNEAEPSLDEYASALTRVQHHTDRQFAAYGLDAPAAAAIRQEFAAWHRELTQRVRGEAAGIRESQVQSSTTQPDKQTASPLPTPPPRPGPNRGRPARP, via the coding sequence GTGGAAGATCTGCACCATCGACTCATCCGCATCGGCCTGGAAGCGCTCGCCGAGGACTTCGGCTACCGGCTCGCGGGCGGATACGCCGTCCAGGCTCATCGCCTCGTCAGCCGCGTGAGTGACGACGTCGACCTGTTCACCCCGATCGGACGCGCCGAGGGGGAGCTGCCACAGGCGATCGCACGCCTCGTCGAGGCCTACCAGTCGGCCGGGTACCTGGTCCAGGTCACCCAACAGGCACAGGTGTACGCGCGCCTGCACGTCACGGATCCCGCCTCCGGCGCCCAGTCGAAGGTGGAGCTGGTCGGGGACCTGCTGCACCACCCGGCCGTCGAATCGGACCTCGGCCCGGTCCTCCACCTCGACGACCTCGCCGCGGCCAAGACCGGGGCCCTGTTCGGCCGCGCCGAAGTCCGGGACGCCATCGACGTCAACGCTCTGCTGAAGGCCGGCTACACCCACGCCCGACTGATGGAACTGGCTGCGCAGAACGAGGCCGAACCCAGTCTCGACGAGTACGCGTCCGCCCTCACCCGCGTCCAGCACCACACCGACAGACAGTTCGCCGCCTACGGCCTCGATGCGCCGGCCGCGGCCGCGATCCGCCAGGAGTTCGCCGCCTGGCACCGCGAACTCACCCAGCGAGTGCGTGGCGAGGCTGCGGGAATCCGCGAGTCGCAGGTCCAGTCGTCCACTACCCAACCCGACAAGCAGACCGCAAGCCCTCTCCCCACCCCGCCACCGCGTCCCGGCCCGAACCGCGGAAGGCCCGCCAGGCCGTAA
- a CDS encoding DUF1326 domain-containing protein, whose product MSETTTATIPRWHAAGDWFDTCRCNVPCPCSFAQLPTYGECDGVLAWHIREGNYGVVRLDGLNVLMLGSFVGNVWAEHTDSYAAVFLDERADDAQRGALQMIFGGQAGSWPAEMVTMMAAEMRGMDFAPIQIDVDEDLGGWRATIPGRVEASAVALTGPTTPEGARVQSTNLPGAETGPGQVATWGRSTADRADAFGFHWSREGQSSKHITFDWTGPD is encoded by the coding sequence ATGTCCGAGACGACGACAGCGACCATCCCGAGATGGCATGCGGCCGGGGACTGGTTCGACACGTGCAGGTGCAACGTCCCCTGCCCCTGTTCCTTCGCCCAATTGCCCACCTACGGGGAATGCGACGGCGTCCTGGCCTGGCACATCCGTGAGGGCAACTACGGCGTGGTACGGCTGGACGGCCTCAACGTGCTGATGCTCGGCTCCTTCGTCGGCAACGTGTGGGCGGAGCACACCGACTCGTACGCGGCCGTCTTCCTTGACGAGCGTGCCGACGACGCGCAGCGCGGAGCGCTGCAGATGATCTTCGGAGGGCAGGCGGGCAGCTGGCCCGCCGAGATGGTGACCATGATGGCCGCCGAGATGCGGGGCATGGACTTCGCCCCCATCCAGATCGACGTCGACGAGGACCTCGGCGGCTGGCGCGCAACGATCCCCGGCCGGGTGGAGGCGAGCGCGGTGGCCCTCACCGGGCCGACGACGCCGGAGGGCGCGCGAGTCCAGTCCACCAACCTTCCGGGCGCGGAGACCGGGCCGGGACAGGTGGCCACCTGGGGCCGCTCGACCGCGGACCGCGCCGATGCCTTCGGCTTCCACTGGAGCCGCGAGGGCCAGTCGAGCAAGCACATCACCTTCGACTGGACGGGCCCGGACTAG
- a CDS encoding DUF1326 domain-containing protein → MTWNISGNYLAGCSCALVCGCAVDAKPHDPQGREECLGCAAFHVADGHLDDVDLSGVTFAFYNHFPSHLTAGNWKVGIVVDTGASDEQVNALERILSGREGGAFGELSQFYGEYLGVERASVSLTDGERARLSVDGRTDLAFEPLRGPDGGPTTMKNAMFGFSTEFTLGRTTGTSTAFGLSFEPAYGEQSEYTFSSEQPEGAPVGR, encoded by the coding sequence ATGACGTGGAACATCTCGGGCAACTATCTGGCTGGTTGCTCATGCGCGCTGGTCTGCGGGTGCGCCGTCGACGCGAAGCCGCACGACCCGCAGGGACGCGAGGAATGCCTTGGGTGCGCCGCATTTCATGTGGCGGACGGGCACTTGGACGACGTTGACCTGTCCGGGGTGACGTTCGCCTTCTACAACCACTTCCCCTCCCACCTGACGGCCGGAAACTGGAAGGTCGGCATCGTCGTCGACACGGGTGCCAGCGACGAGCAGGTCAACGCGCTGGAGCGCATTCTGTCCGGGCGCGAAGGCGGTGCGTTCGGCGAACTGTCCCAGTTCTACGGCGAGTACCTCGGCGTGGAGCGGGCGAGTGTCTCCCTCACTGACGGAGAGAGGGCACGGCTCAGCGTCGACGGGAGGACCGATCTCGCCTTCGAGCCCTTGCGTGGTCCCGATGGCGGTCCCACGACGATGAAGAACGCGATGTTCGGGTTCTCCACCGAGTTCACCTTGGGGCGCACGACTGGCACTTCGACTGCCTTCGGCCTCTCCTTCGAACCGGCGTACGGAGAGCAGTCCGAGTACACCTTCTCCAGTGAGCAGCCCGAGGGAGCGCCCGTAGGGCGGTAG
- a CDS encoding DUF2182 domain-containing protein, whose translation MPHVHLEAPAPTRPGVLLPRRDLAVGWTLMVLIAVLAWVLTVGQARHMGMEPGTMGLALPLFLLLWVVMMAAMMLPSVAPVAITWVRGISRSSAGPTRALHIAEFVSGYLLVWTGFGLLAYGALAATGDLVRGDPQAGRWIGAGAFLLAGLHQFGPLKGVCLRHCRNPMFQLLRYSRFRPWAKDLRVGAHHGLYCAGCCWGLMIVLIPLGVMNVAAVAAVIFLEKLWRQGPWLTWAVGTAFLVLAALAPFQDWLLPGLEGAPMEEMNRMTDLTPG comes from the coding sequence ATGCCGCACGTCCACCTCGAAGCGCCCGCGCCGACCCGGCCGGGAGTCCTTCTTCCGCGGCGCGATCTGGCGGTCGGCTGGACGCTGATGGTGCTGATCGCCGTACTCGCGTGGGTGCTCACGGTCGGGCAGGCCCGTCACATGGGGATGGAGCCGGGCACCATGGGGCTGGCGCTGCCGCTCTTCCTGCTGCTGTGGGTGGTGATGATGGCGGCGATGATGCTGCCGTCGGTGGCCCCCGTTGCCATCACCTGGGTACGGGGGATCAGCCGCTCCTCGGCGGGCCCGACCCGTGCACTGCACATCGCCGAGTTCGTCAGCGGTTACCTGCTGGTCTGGACCGGCTTCGGGCTGCTCGCGTACGGCGCCCTGGCGGCGACCGGGGACCTGGTGCGCGGCGATCCGCAGGCGGGGCGCTGGATCGGGGCCGGGGCCTTCCTCCTCGCGGGGCTGCATCAGTTCGGGCCGCTGAAGGGGGTCTGCCTGCGGCACTGCCGCAATCCGATGTTCCAGTTGCTGCGGTACTCGCGGTTCCGGCCGTGGGCGAAGGATCTGCGGGTCGGCGCGCACCACGGTCTGTACTGCGCCGGCTGCTGCTGGGGGCTGATGATCGTCCTGATCCCGCTCGGCGTGATGAACGTGGCGGCCGTGGCGGCGGTGATCTTCCTGGAGAAGCTGTGGCGGCAGGGCCCTTGGCTCACCTGGGCCGTCGGGACCGCCTTCCTCGTCCTGGCCGCTCTCGCCCCCTTCCAGGACTGGCTGCTGCCGGGCCTGGAGGGCGCCCCGATGGAGGAGATGAACCGGATGACGGACCTGACCCCTGGTTGA
- a CDS encoding ABATE domain-containing protein: MTIRDLQEMPWIGEDPVLDLANTVVVGAGPGRGDVDFLADRELTRRWRARAADRRLAALSLDELERLRGLVRDALDATAGQRPLTDSLRTRLNELALSAPVVFRMTGDGLLAQQEQGGGADAVVARETLVLAAGPDRQRVRRCHAPSCGMFFLARRRDQAWCSLGCGNRARSTRRQPRETGTHS; the protein is encoded by the coding sequence ATGACCATCCGGGACCTGCAGGAAATGCCGTGGATCGGCGAGGACCCGGTCCTCGACCTGGCCAACACCGTCGTCGTCGGCGCAGGCCCGGGGCGCGGTGATGTCGACTTCCTCGCGGATCGGGAACTCACCAGGCGATGGCGCGCCCGCGCCGCGGACCGCAGATTGGCCGCCCTTTCCTTGGATGAGCTGGAGCGGCTGCGTGGGCTGGTCCGCGACGCGCTGGACGCGACGGCCGGACAGCGGCCGCTCACCGACAGCCTGCGGACCCGCCTGAACGAACTCGCCTTGTCCGCCCCCGTTGTCTTCCGGATGACCGGCGACGGCCTGCTCGCACAGCAGGAACAGGGTGGCGGCGCCGATGCCGTCGTCGCCCGCGAGACGCTCGTCCTGGCCGCGGGTCCAGACCGTCAGCGGGTGCGGCGCTGCCACGCCCCCAGTTGCGGCATGTTCTTCCTGGCCAGGCGCCGTGACCAGGCATGGTGTTCCCTCGGCTGCGGCAACCGGGCGAGGTCCACCCGGCGCCAGCCACGAGAAACGGGAACCCACAGCTGA
- a CDS encoding DNA alkylation repair protein has product MPSADELLSADTAADLARCLTRAGDGITAQETRGCGAALDGLSFTERVALIRNAVLADLPADYPAFANVLRAALRDSDFTGWMIFPVTEAVAVRGRDAFEPALALLAELTPRLTAEIAVRPFLRADLERALRVMTPWTAHPDLHVRRLASEGTRPRLPWAPQLPELIADPTPALPLLDALYRDDSEYVRRSVANHLNDISRDHPDIAAGVAARWLSDPAPTTTRLVRHGLRTLIKSGHAGALTLLGHSPDSPVAVEGPHLHASEIQVGDYLLFDYSVTNTHDQTAHLVVDYVIHHMKANGTRTPKVFKLTTRTLAPGQTWRATRRHSFKPISTRRYHPGVHLVQLQVNGRSPGVASFTLHC; this is encoded by the coding sequence GTGCCCTCGGCAGACGAACTACTCAGCGCGGACACCGCCGCCGACCTCGCCCGATGCCTCACGCGAGCCGGTGACGGGATCACGGCGCAGGAGACCCGGGGGTGCGGCGCCGCCCTGGACGGGCTGAGCTTCACCGAGCGTGTCGCCCTGATCAGAAATGCCGTCCTGGCTGATCTTCCGGCGGACTACCCGGCCTTCGCGAACGTGTTGCGCGCCGCACTGAGGGACAGCGATTTCACCGGATGGATGATCTTCCCCGTCACCGAGGCCGTCGCCGTACGGGGCCGGGACGCCTTCGAACCGGCGCTCGCCCTGCTTGCCGAACTCACCCCGCGCCTGACCGCGGAGATCGCCGTCCGACCCTTCCTCCGTGCCGACCTGGAACGCGCGCTCCGGGTCATGACGCCGTGGACCGCGCATCCCGACCTCCACGTCCGCCGACTGGCCAGTGAGGGCACGCGGCCAAGACTGCCCTGGGCGCCCCAGCTTCCGGAGCTGATCGCGGATCCGACACCCGCACTGCCCCTGCTCGACGCGCTGTACCGGGATGACTCCGAGTACGTCCGCAGATCAGTGGCCAACCACCTCAACGACATCAGCCGTGACCACCCCGACATCGCCGCCGGTGTCGCGGCGCGCTGGCTGAGCGACCCGGCACCGACGACGACCCGGTTGGTACGGCACGGCCTGCGCACCCTGATCAAGTCCGGCCACGCCGGCGCCCTTACGCTGCTCGGCCACTCCCCGGACAGCCCTGTCGCCGTCGAGGGCCCGCACCTCCACGCCTCAGAGATTCAGGTCGGCGACTACCTGCTGTTCGACTACTCGGTGACCAACACGCACGATCAGACCGCTCACCTCGTCGTCGACTACGTCATCCACCACATGAAGGCCAACGGGACCCGCACCCCCAAGGTCTTCAAACTCACCACGCGGACCCTGGCTCCCGGCCAGACGTGGCGCGCGACGCGCAGACATTCCTTCAAGCCGATCAGCACGCGGCGCTACCACCCGGGTGTCCATCTGGTGCAGCTCCAGGTCAACGGCCGATCCCCCGGGGTAGCCTCGTTCACGCTGCACTGCTGA
- a CDS encoding aspartate aminotransferase family protein: MPDQPATTHRANRLQAAAGEHLLLHFGQHANLRSGQGIFLPDRAEGVYVYDTTGSRYIDGLSALFCAQLGYSYGPEFAKTAEQQLNRLPFSTLWNTAHPPAIELAERLATLAPDGINRVFFTSGGSESVESAWKLARMYHVAQGQPQRTKAIARRTAYHGVTMGALALTGIPALKVPFGAPAFEVIHAPNTNRYRTTDTDENAFTRRILAETEAAVLEAGPENVAMLIAEPVQNSGGCFTPPAGYWAGLRAMADRYGFLLVADEVITGFGRIGEYFAVSKYGAIPDMITTAKGIASSYATLGAVLVSDKVSAPFFNDGVTLLHGLTFAGHPVAAATALTNLDIFERDGVLDNVRGLTGHLHKRLAELTELSIVGDVRGDGFFWAIELVAGADGRRFTTERKNELVKQFLPARMRGLGLLARADDRGDPVVQIAPPLISTREELDHIVDLLGQALTDADRYFLHAR; the protein is encoded by the coding sequence ATGCCCGACCAGCCCGCCACCACACACCGGGCCAACCGGCTGCAGGCAGCAGCCGGCGAACACCTGCTCCTGCACTTCGGCCAACACGCGAACCTGCGCAGCGGCCAGGGAATTTTTCTGCCCGACCGGGCCGAAGGCGTCTACGTCTACGACACGACAGGAAGCCGCTACATCGACGGCCTGTCCGCACTGTTCTGCGCACAGCTCGGCTACTCCTACGGCCCCGAGTTCGCCAAGACGGCCGAACAGCAACTCAACCGCCTGCCGTTCAGCACCCTGTGGAACACCGCACACCCTCCCGCCATCGAGCTGGCCGAACGACTCGCCACTTTGGCACCCGACGGCATCAACCGCGTGTTCTTCACCTCCGGCGGATCGGAGTCGGTGGAGTCCGCGTGGAAGCTCGCCCGCATGTACCACGTCGCCCAAGGCCAGCCCCAGCGCACCAAAGCCATCGCCCGCCGCACCGCCTACCACGGCGTGACCATGGGCGCCCTCGCACTCACGGGAATCCCGGCACTCAAGGTACCGTTCGGCGCGCCAGCCTTCGAGGTCATCCACGCACCCAACACCAACCGCTACCGCACCACCGACACTGACGAGAACGCCTTCACCCGGCGGATCCTGGCCGAGACCGAAGCCGCCGTACTGGAGGCCGGCCCGGAGAACGTGGCCATGCTCATCGCCGAACCCGTACAGAACTCCGGAGGCTGCTTCACGCCTCCGGCGGGCTACTGGGCGGGGCTGCGGGCGATGGCGGACCGGTACGGCTTCCTCCTGGTCGCCGACGAGGTCATCACCGGTTTCGGCCGCATCGGCGAATACTTCGCCGTGAGCAAGTACGGTGCGATCCCCGACATGATCACCACAGCCAAGGGCATCGCCTCGTCCTACGCCACGCTCGGCGCCGTCCTGGTATCCGACAAGGTCTCCGCGCCCTTCTTCAACGACGGCGTGACCCTCCTGCACGGGCTGACCTTCGCCGGGCATCCGGTCGCCGCCGCCACCGCCCTGACCAACCTCGACATCTTCGAACGAGACGGCGTCCTGGACAACGTCCGAGGACTGACCGGCCACCTCCACAAGCGGCTCGCCGAACTGACCGAACTGAGCATCGTGGGCGACGTACGCGGCGACGGCTTCTTCTGGGCCATCGAACTCGTCGCCGGAGCAGACGGCCGACGCTTCACCACTGAACGCAAGAACGAACTCGTCAAGCAGTTCCTTCCCGCACGCATGCGCGGCCTCGGACTCCTGGCCCGCGCGGACGACCGCGGCGACCCGGTCGTGCAGATCGCACCACCCCTGATCTCCACCCGCGAAGAACTCGACCACATCGTCGATCTCCTCGGGCAGGCCCTCACTGATGCGGACCGCTATTTCCTCCACGCCCGCTGA
- a CDS encoding carbon-nitrogen hydrolase family protein yields the protein MSRILGVALAQVAPVTGDPQATFAKFSREVRSLKALSPSIDLVVFPELYLSAFGSFDAHHPAGYLERLAEPIPGPTTDAVCQLAADTGLWIVPGSIPERSSKGVHNTALAISPQGEVVASYRKIFPWMPYETSVPGDTYVTFDIPEVGRFGLAICYDGWVPEIPRTLAWMGAEVIIQPTYTRTSDREQELVLARANAITNQVYVLNPNIGGLFGTGRSIATDPEGRVLAQGGAGEEFLTLHLDLDLVATTREQGTLGLNPLWKQLRDAPPPFPPATDGYDKGQVMSGLGPLHPARAGSPGA from the coding sequence GTGAGCCGAATCCTCGGCGTCGCCCTCGCCCAGGTCGCACCCGTGACCGGCGACCCCCAGGCCACATTCGCGAAGTTCAGCCGCGAGGTGCGCTCCCTCAAAGCCCTCTCCCCTTCCATCGACCTGGTGGTCTTCCCCGAGCTGTACCTGAGCGCCTTCGGCAGCTTCGACGCCCACCACCCGGCCGGCTACCTCGAACGCCTCGCCGAACCGATCCCGGGCCCCACGACCGACGCGGTGTGCCAGCTCGCGGCCGACACCGGGCTGTGGATCGTCCCCGGCAGCATCCCGGAGCGGTCGTCCAAGGGCGTCCACAACACGGCCCTCGCCATCTCGCCGCAGGGTGAAGTGGTGGCCTCGTACCGCAAGATCTTCCCCTGGATGCCGTACGAGACCTCCGTGCCCGGCGACACCTACGTCACCTTCGACATCCCCGAGGTAGGCCGCTTCGGGCTGGCGATCTGCTACGACGGCTGGGTCCCGGAGATTCCCCGCACCCTCGCCTGGATGGGCGCGGAGGTCATCATCCAGCCCACCTACACCCGCACATCCGACCGCGAGCAAGAACTCGTCCTCGCCCGCGCCAACGCCATCACGAACCAGGTGTACGTCCTCAACCCGAACATCGGCGGCCTCTTCGGCACGGGCCGCAGCATCGCCACCGACCCCGAAGGCCGGGTTCTGGCCCAGGGCGGCGCTGGCGAGGAGTTCCTCACCCTCCATCTCGACCTCGACCTCGTGGCCACCACTCGGGAACAGGGCACTCTCGGCCTGAACCCCCTGTGGAAGCAACTGCGTGACGCCCCGCCCCCCTTCCCTCCCGCCACCGACGGCTACGACAAGGGCCAGGTCATGTCGGGCCTCGGCCCGCTGCATCCCGCCCGCGCCGGGTCGCCGGGAGCTTAA
- a CDS encoding ABC transporter ATP-binding protein yields MILDVQQLVKTFGSHTAVAGVDLTIAAGEVHALVGESGSGKTTLARCVLGLIQPTSGTVHIAGRPLTGLRRKELRRLRHQVQIVFQNPYAALNPRMTVRQLIAEPLREAGRPVTDATAELARVGLPATVLPRYPHQLSGGQCQRVAIARALAVGPSLLVLDEPTSALDVSVQAQILNLLLDLREHSDLAFLLITHDLGVVRHIADRVSVMLHGKLVETGPTAQVLDSPQHTYTRRLLDAVPGLHPPDVTPPRTPAAATAQGAAQ; encoded by the coding sequence GTGATCCTCGACGTACAGCAGCTCGTCAAGACCTTCGGCTCGCACACCGCCGTCGCCGGCGTCGACCTCACCATCGCCGCAGGCGAAGTACACGCACTGGTGGGCGAGTCGGGGTCGGGAAAGACCACCCTCGCGCGCTGCGTGCTCGGCCTGATCCAGCCCACCTCCGGCACCGTCCACATCGCGGGCCGCCCGCTCACCGGGCTGCGCCGCAAGGAGCTGCGCCGGCTGCGCCACCAGGTACAGATCGTCTTCCAGAACCCCTACGCGGCCCTCAACCCCCGGATGACCGTACGACAGCTCATCGCCGAACCACTGCGCGAAGCCGGCCGCCCCGTCACCGACGCCACCGCGGAACTCGCCCGCGTGGGCCTGCCCGCGACCGTCCTGCCCCGCTACCCGCACCAGCTCTCCGGCGGCCAGTGCCAGCGCGTCGCCATCGCCCGCGCCCTCGCCGTCGGGCCCTCACTGCTGGTCCTTGACGAACCCACCTCGGCCCTCGACGTGTCCGTCCAGGCCCAGATCCTCAACCTGCTGCTCGACCTGCGCGAGCACAGCGACCTCGCATTCCTCCTCATCACCCACGACCTGGGCGTGGTCCGGCACATCGCCGACCGGGTCAGCGTCATGCTGCACGGCAAACTCGTCGAGACCGGGCCCACCGCCCAGGTCCTGGACTCCCCCCAGCACACCTACACCCGCCGGCTGCTCGACGCCGTCCCCGGCCTCCACCCGCCGGACGTCACCCCGCCGCGCACACCCGCCGCCGCCACCGCACAAGGAGCCGCCCAGTGA